The Planococcus versutus genome contains a region encoding:
- a CDS encoding GNAT family N-acetyltransferase yields MFIHKIDEDVSLKLQEMRDAERIFELTDTSRDYLREWLPWLDFTTKLQDTKDFIQSGSSNFVEGKSLGAVIIYKGEIVGIGGFNNINHANKTAYIGYWLGQEYQGNGIMTRVAKALTDYALTELKLNKVEIRVAAENHKSRSIPERLGYTQEGTIRQAEWLYDRYVDHVVYGMLADEWM; encoded by the coding sequence ATGTTTATACATAAAATTGATGAAGATGTGTCACTTAAGCTTCAAGAAATGCGAGACGCCGAACGCATTTTTGAACTGACAGACACCTCTAGAGACTACTTGAGAGAATGGTTACCTTGGCTTGATTTTACTACTAAATTGCAAGATACTAAAGACTTTATTCAATCCGGTAGTAGTAATTTTGTTGAAGGCAAAAGTTTAGGGGCCGTCATTATTTACAAAGGGGAAATCGTCGGCATTGGCGGCTTCAACAATATCAATCATGCCAATAAAACCGCTTATATTGGCTACTGGCTCGGACAAGAATATCAAGGCAACGGCATCATGACGCGTGTCGCTAAAGCATTAACTGACTATGCACTGACCGAACTCAAGCTCAACAAAGTCGAAATTCGCGTAGCTGCTGAAAACCATAAGAGCCGCAGCATTCCGGAACGACTGGGCTATACACAAGAAGGTACCATTCGCCAAGCCGAATGGTTATACGATCGGTACGTGGACCACGTCGTATATGGCATGCTTGCTGACGAATGGATGTAA
- a CDS encoding class I SAM-dependent methyltransferase → MLGYYSSLSAEVYDLDKPIGSSFGDIEYYLERLASCKGRILEPAVGTGRMLVPLLENGFQVDGFDVSEEMLQVCRANCKERGLSPELFNAKMESFSIDAKYAAIVIPTGTFLLLYEREKSLQALQNFYSHLETRGRLIVDLHVPSGIELEKTSTRTWQATNGDTLTVESKKVEVDWIQQHFVSQGRYERWHEGRLVETELERYPMRWYGVEEFTAILEAIGFTDVTITTDYQFGNYPKNADAIITFEAIK, encoded by the coding sequence GTGTTAGGGTATTACAGCAGTTTGTCAGCGGAAGTTTACGATCTCGATAAGCCAATTGGCAGTTCGTTTGGAGACATTGAGTATTACTTAGAGCGGCTCGCTTCATGTAAAGGCCGCATACTAGAACCGGCAGTTGGTACAGGGCGCATGCTTGTGCCGTTGTTGGAAAATGGATTTCAGGTGGATGGTTTTGACGTGTCTGAAGAAATGCTGCAAGTGTGTCGTGCCAATTGCAAAGAACGAGGATTATCGCCGGAGTTGTTCAATGCAAAAATGGAGTCGTTTTCAATTGATGCAAAGTATGCGGCAATTGTTATACCGACAGGGACGTTCTTATTGCTCTATGAACGTGAAAAATCGCTGCAAGCTTTGCAGAATTTTTACAGCCATTTAGAAACAAGGGGCAGGTTGATTGTCGATCTACATGTGCCATCGGGCATTGAACTCGAGAAAACTTCCACACGTACGTGGCAAGCTACTAATGGCGACACGTTGACAGTAGAAAGTAAGAAAGTCGAAGTAGACTGGATTCAACAACATTTCGTCTCGCAAGGACGCTATGAACGCTGGCATGAGGGCCGGTTGGTTGAGACGGAGCTCGAACGCTATCCTATGCGTTGGTACGGGGTTGAGGAATTCACAGCGATTCTCGAAGCGATTGGTTTTACTGACGTTACAATTACAACAGATTATCAGTTTGGCAACTACC
- a CDS encoding DUF5316 domain-containing protein: MKFFLTGTVIALIGVLVAYLVNDWSLVYIISGIVAGVFLIWGVLALGTGKNKSTRTTSSEKRREKQQRVTKMKNAVMVAVPNIIAVIVNLVMIS; the protein is encoded by the coding sequence ATGAAGTTTTTTTTAACTGGAACAGTAATTGCGTTGATCGGTGTGTTGGTTGCGTATTTGGTGAATGATTGGTCGTTGGTGTACATCATTAGCGGCATCGTTGCTGGCGTTTTCTTGATATGGGGCGTCTTGGCGTTGGGAACTGGAAAAAACAAATCGACAAGAACAACAAGTTCTGAAAAACGTCGAGAAAAACAACAGCGCGTAACGAAAATGAAAAACGCAGTAATGGTGGCTGTGCCAAATATCATTGCAGTTATCGTTAACTTAGTCATGATTTCATAA
- a CDS encoding response regulator transcription factor, whose product MHKVLLVDDEKRMLDLVALYLRPHAYACTKASSGKQALDLLDKEVFDLVLLDIMMPDMDGWEVCRNIRKFSNVPIIMLTAREQQEDVVKGLRLGADDYMTKPFGEEELLARMEALLRRSAPVKRLEFGGLTWDEDSFELSYQQESIRLTPKEFSMLGLLMKNPNKVFERDRLLELIWGFDSETEGRTVDSHVRNIREKVRQAGFPVDDHFLTVWGVGYKWDQ is encoded by the coding sequence ATTCATAAAGTACTGCTAGTAGATGATGAAAAACGAATGTTGGATTTGGTCGCGCTTTATTTGCGTCCCCATGCTTATGCATGCACAAAAGCGAGCAGTGGGAAACAAGCTTTGGATTTATTGGATAAAGAAGTTTTTGATTTAGTGCTATTGGACATTATGATGCCCGACATGGACGGTTGGGAAGTGTGCCGGAACATTCGAAAATTTTCTAACGTGCCCATCATTATGTTAACCGCACGCGAACAACAAGAAGATGTTGTGAAAGGATTGCGTCTTGGTGCAGACGACTATATGACCAAGCCTTTTGGTGAAGAAGAATTGCTGGCACGAATGGAAGCTTTGTTACGACGGAGTGCGCCGGTCAAACGACTGGAGTTTGGAGGCTTGACGTGGGACGAAGATAGTTTTGAGTTGAGTTACCAACAAGAGTCGATTCGACTAACACCTAAAGAATTTTCGATGCTTGGATTATTGATGAAAAATCCCAACAAGGTATTTGAACGCGATCGATTACTGGAATTGATATGGGGATTTGACTCGGAAACAGAAGGACGCACGGTTGACTCTCATGTCCGCAATATTCGCGAAAAAGTTCGACAAGCTGGCTTTCCTGTTGATGATCATTTCCTAACAGTATGGGGGGTCGGCTATAAATGGGACCAATAA
- a CDS encoding phytoene desaturase family protein → MTRHVLVVGAGIGGMTAGSLLAKAGWSVTLLEASSELGGCASKFKRHKYLFPVGATLGMGLEPGGIHDRVFRFLDRPMPIKPLERVMEMVHPKATFVFHKDRKQHVDAIIAHFPQHKNEIEAFYQEIYKTAAIVRTLMDPLPSLPPENASEWAFLATSMRPKHIKLLPFFNQTLGQRLKKHGLSDLHEFRHMIDGLLIDSMQTGSEDVAYLLAAVALDIYHEGAYYVPGGLYRFSELMGDSLLENGGVLKKRRTLKKLEQQGDSWIATDHRGNTYEATDVILNVPIQQLTKILAPELVSKLKVSLRDGIAGETWATLTLYLAVDSTQLAEPLPAFRQISTGDGLAEGGHFFMSSSLLGDELRAPEGFQTVTISTHSRREEWDDQEKYEKTRELLTERMLQAIQQLIPGFREAVVHMESGAPKAWERFAGRPNGLVGGFPQTLDAALFNAISHHSGLPNLYVCGDHIFPGGGTIGAAASGIHAARSVSGKRLI, encoded by the coding sequence ATGACACGACATGTATTAGTAGTAGGTGCCGGTATTGGTGGCATGACTGCGGGTTCACTTCTCGCAAAAGCGGGTTGGTCAGTAACCTTGCTTGAAGCTTCTTCTGAACTAGGAGGGTGCGCTAGTAAATTCAAACGTCACAAGTATTTGTTTCCAGTTGGTGCGACACTTGGAATGGGGCTCGAACCAGGAGGCATTCATGACCGCGTTTTTCGTTTTCTAGACAGGCCAATGCCCATTAAACCGCTTGAGCGCGTTATGGAAATGGTTCACCCAAAAGCAACATTCGTGTTTCATAAAGATCGTAAGCAACACGTGGATGCCATCATTGCTCACTTTCCACAGCATAAAAATGAGATCGAAGCCTTTTATCAAGAAATTTACAAAACAGCAGCGATTGTTCGCACTTTAATGGATCCACTTCCTTCTCTTCCTCCCGAAAATGCAAGCGAATGGGCCTTTCTTGCAACATCCATGCGACCAAAACACATTAAACTTTTGCCTTTTTTCAACCAAACTTTAGGACAACGTTTAAAAAAGCATGGCCTTAGCGACTTGCACGAGTTCCGGCATATGATTGACGGGTTGCTGATCGATAGTATGCAAACGGGAAGCGAAGACGTTGCGTATTTATTGGCAGCGGTAGCTCTTGATATTTATCACGAAGGCGCTTATTACGTACCTGGTGGCTTGTATCGTTTTTCTGAATTGATGGGTGATAGTTTACTAGAAAATGGCGGCGTGTTGAAAAAAAGACGCACACTCAAAAAACTAGAACAGCAAGGTGATAGCTGGATTGCGACCGACCATCGTGGCAATACATACGAAGCGACGGATGTTATTTTAAATGTACCCATCCAACAATTGACGAAAATATTGGCACCTGAACTTGTTTCTAAACTAAAAGTGTCTTTACGCGATGGCATTGCGGGAGAAACGTGGGCTACGTTAACGCTATATTTAGCAGTAGATTCGACTCAATTAGCCGAACCACTACCTGCATTTCGGCAAATTTCAACAGGTGACGGACTTGCAGAAGGTGGTCATTTCTTTATGTCTTCTTCTCTTCTAGGTGACGAATTACGTGCTCCTGAAGGCTTTCAAACCGTAACCATTTCCACTCATTCACGACGCGAAGAATGGGATGACCAAGAAAAGTACGAAAAAACGCGAGAATTGTTAACAGAGCGCATGCTGCAAGCGATTCAGCAGCTGATTCCTGGATTTCGTGAAGCCGTTGTTCATATGGAAAGCGGTGCACCTAAAGCATGGGAACGTTTTGCAGGTCGTCCCAATGGCTTGGTTGGTGGTTTTCCACAAACGTTAGATGCTGCATTATTTAATGCCATTTCACATCATTCTGGCTTACCAAATCTTTACGTCTGTGGCGATCATATTTTTCCAGGTGGCGGCACTATTGGAGCTGCTGCTAGTGGCATTCATGCAGCACGCTCAGTTTCTGGCAAACGATTGATTTAA
- a CDS encoding four-helix bundle copper-binding protein yields the protein MTHEQHAELIKALHDCAAACNYCFDACLQEDDVKMMAPCIRLDRECADICAYLEHAITRNSPFVAELAQVCATICDACAAECSKHDHEHCKKCAEACAKCAEACRNVA from the coding sequence ATGACACATGAACAACATGCAGAACTGATTAAAGCCTTGCACGATTGCGCAGCAGCGTGCAACTATTGTTTTGACGCTTGTCTGCAAGAAGATGACGTGAAAATGATGGCGCCATGTATTCGACTCGACCGCGAATGTGCAGACATTTGTGCGTATCTTGAACACGCCATTACACGCAACTCTCCATTCGTTGCAGAATTGGCGCAAGTATGTGCGACAATTTGTGATGCTTGTGCAGCGGAATGTTCAAAACACGACCACGAACATTGCAAAAAGTGTGCAGAAGCTTGTGCGAAATGTGCAGAAGCTTGCCGCAACGTAGCTTAA
- a CDS encoding SHOCT domain-containing protein, translating into MEEFFTPGNQALGVTIAVGFVVILVAIGIALWITLIKARKNAASTEPSESNQAVENLRQRYVKGEISKEQYDEQLKTLKESLKN; encoded by the coding sequence ATGGAAGAGTTTTTCACACCAGGCAACCAAGCGCTAGGCGTCACAATCGCTGTTGGATTTGTCGTCATATTAGTCGCAATCGGAATTGCTTTATGGATTACTTTGATTAAAGCACGCAAAAATGCAGCGAGCACAGAGCCAAGTGAATCTAACCAAGCAGTTGAAAACTTGCGTCAACGCTATGTCAAAGGCGAAATTAGCAAAGAGCAATATGATGAACAGTTAAAAACCTTGAAAGAATCTCTTAAAAACTAA